ATGTATTCCTCCGGAACCACCGGACTTCCGAAATGTATGGTCCAAGGCCCGGGAGTTTTTCTGAACCACTGGAAAGAATTGGCTCTGCACACCGATTTAAGAGAAGGAGAGGGGATCTTTTATTATACGACTTGCGGTTGGATGATGTGGAACTGGCTCGTGAGTTCCTTATCCATAGGAGCGACGATTCATCTTTTCGACGGTAATCCTTTTCACCCGGATCCAGGAGTATTATTCCGTTACGCCTCGGATCGAAAGATAGGAATCTTCGGAGTCGGAGCGAAATACATTCTGAGTTTGGAAAAGGAAAAATTTAAGCCAGAGTCGGATCTAAGTTCCGTTCGGGCGGTATTATCCACCGGTTCTCCGCTACCTTCCTACGGCTTCGAATACGTATACGAATTCTGGAATAAGAAGTTTAGGCTTTCTTCCATTTCGGGAGGAACGGATTTGAACGGATGTTTTGCATTAGGAAATCCGAATATTCCTGTTCATTCGGGAGAGTTGCAGAGCCTGGGGCTCGGAATGGACGTGCGGATCTTCGACGATTCCGGAAAATCCGTAAGAGGAGAAAAGGGAGAGCTGGTATGCGTTCAACCTTTTCCCTCCATGCCCCTGGAATTTTGGTCCGATCAAGACGGAAAAAAATACCAGGAAGCATATTTCGATACGTATCCCGACGTTTGGAGACACGGCGATTTTGCCGAGATCTTGTCCGACGAAGGTATGGTAGTTTACGGTAGATCGGATGCTACCCTAAATCCGGGTGGGGTCCGAATCGGAACCGCGGACTTATACAGTCTGCTCGAAACGGTCCCGGAAATTGCGGATTCGGTCGTGATCGGTCAGGATTGGAAAGACGACGTGCGCATCGTCCTCTTTCTAAAAATGACTCCTGGATCGGATTTGAATTCGGAATTGGAATCCAAGATTAAGAAAGAAATCAAGGAGAAGGTTTCTCCTCGTCACGTACCTTCTAAGATAATCGCCGTTCGGGATATTCCTTACACCCGAAATATGAAGAAGGTGGAAATTGCGGTTAAAAAAACGGTGCAGGGACAAGCCGTAACCAATCAGGACGCCCTGATCAATCCGGAATCTCTGGAGTATTTTCGAAATCTACCCGCCCTTTCGGAAGATTAAGGATTTCTAATTTACCTTTCCGAGAAGGACGCTTCTATGATAAGATCCGTAGCTTCCCATGCGTATTCCGTTTCGATGGGGGAAGCTATGGCTTTCGCGGATTGATTGGAAAGTCCCGAATAATCGGAAAATTGGACCTTTTCGGTTCGTAACAGATAGGTTGCAAAAGTCGCACCGATTCCCAGAAGGATCGCGGCCGCCAATGCCTGCCAGCTTTTCAAAGGGAATCTTTCTTTTTCCCGATTGGCGGCTTGGACGACGATGCGAGATGCGATCCGTCTGGAGAAATCCGGATCTTCGATCAATCTTTCGATGGTTTTATTCAATTCGTTTTTACCCTTCATTTCTCCCCTCCTGATTTTTTCTATTCATATTAGTAAAGCGAGAGAGCCATTCTTTGGCCCTTGAGATCCGGGACTTAACCGTCCCCTCGGATATATTCAGTTTCTTCGCGATCGAATCCACCTTTTCTCCGGACAATCTAAGTATCATAGTTTCCTTATATGGAGATGGCAAGAGATTAATTTGCTCCTGTAGCCATTCTTTTCGATCCCTTTCCGGTTCTTCGTAAAGTTCTTTTTCCGTTTCTTCTTTACCCGAGGAGGTGAATTCCGTTTGGAAGCGGGAATAAGCTCTTCCTTCCCGATTCCATTTTCTTACCGCCCTTCGGCATTCGTTTCTTGCCGCCACATAAAGCCAGCGATTCAGGTCTTGTATGCCCAGTGGAGGTTTGGATTGGAATGTCAAATAGTATCTAAGATAAGTGTCCTGAGCGACATCCTCCGCTAAGGAGGCCATTTCGGGCATGAGATGTCTTTGGATGGATTTTAATACCGTCCGTTTACTGGATTCAATCGCTTGGATTAAATCGGCTTCCGTCATGGGCACTTACAGTCTCGGTCTCTGTCCCGGGGAGGATGATCGGGAGGTTCTCGCCTATCGTGCATCCTCTGTATTCTTTCCTTATGCATTTTTGATAATTTCTGTTTTTGCTCCGGAGTCAGGAAGGACTCGAATTCCAATCTGTCTTCTATATGCAGAATTCTTAATTCAAGCTGCACTTCTCCGATTTGCTTCAATTTGGACCGAACCGCGCCCATATCCACCTTGGTCGCTTCCAGTAATTTGCGTAGATCTTCGTGAAGAGGAGTCAATTTCTCGGACAAGGCTCGCCCGCCCGCTTTCCTTTTTTCCCTAGCTGCTTTGATTTTCTCCTGTTGTTCCGCGCTCAGGCCTAGGTCTTGGGAAATTCTATCCAGAAATCTTTCTTCCTTAAGGCCGGGCCCGAAGATTCCGAAAGGTTCCGCTCCTCCGAACGGCGGGGGAGGAGGCGGTTCCGCTAAAATGGTCGCTGTCCCTCCTAAAATCAGAAGAACAATTAGAATGAGCCGACTCTGTATATTTCTCAAGACACTTCACCTCGGATATGTTTTTGGACGAAAGAAATCATCATTGCGTTGTACTGGAACTAGAGGAACTTCCGGAGGAAATGGAATTACTCGTGCAATTCACATCTCCTTGTATAGTTACCGAAGGTCCCGTGACCGTTTGGGTATTATAGCAGGTTTGGCCGTCTTGGGTATAGCACATACTCGTCGATGTCGCCGAAGTGCAATTGATCAAATCCACTGTATAGCATTGAGTCAAAGCGAGTCCGGTGCTACCCCCCGATACCGCCGTTCCTACCAGATCCAAAGTTACGGTAAGATAGGAAAGCGCCTGGGAAGAGCTTACGCTAGTATCCACTGGAACTCCGCTACCTCCCCAATAGATTTTCCCGTAATTGGAAACCACAGCCATGGTTCCTATGCCTCCCGAGTAGGAGAAGCCTTGCTGGGAATCGATGGAGCCTTGGTTTTGATTGCTATCGTATAGAAATTTCAGATAAAGATATTCTCCCGACTTAAAGTAAAGTCGGCTGATTACCGTATACTGACTGGAGGAGCTGGAAGTGGTTGTGGTAGTAGTGGTGGTACTCGTACTCGATGTGCTATAAGGACTCGCGGTTCCGCAACTTGCGGTTTTGTCCGCATCCAATTCTCCATCTATATTGAATGCGACTCCGTCTCCGAATACGGTAAGACCCACCTTATTCGATGCTTGGTTCTCGCAGGAAAGGAATGAAAGAGAAAGAAGATAGGCGAGAATGTATGCGGGTTTTCCGGATTTTTCCAAACTGGATTTCCTTTCCTGTGTTTATTTATATAAACCCGGAGATCCGAAAACGTTCCCGGAATTTAGAAAAAGACGACTTAAGAATTCAGGACTAGACCGTGTTTCGATGATGTAGGAAGAGAAGGTTATTAATTTTCCCTTGCCTTTCCCTCTAAGGGAAATAGAACGAAGTTGTGGCGCGTATTTTTATCCTCTTAATCGTTTCGACTTTTTTTTCCTTACTCGTAGCGCAAGAGGGACCTGTAACTCGTTTGGAGCAGATCCAAAAAAGGGGAGAGCTGAGAGTTACGGGCAATCGGAACTTCGAGCCGTTTTATATTCCCGATGCAAAGGAGGGTTATCCCGGTTTCGACGCCGAGTTAGGAAAGAAATACGCGGACTTTCTAGGAGTGAAATACGTTTACACGAATCGTCCCGAATTCGAGGATTTCGTCGAAGCCATTCGGTCCGGCGACGCGGATATCTCCTTCTCCGGAGTCACATCCACATTAGAAAGATCTAAGAAGATTTCCTTCAGTACAGCCTATCTGATTTCCAGCCCCGGGGCCTTAGTGAATAAGAATGCGATTCCTCCTCCTCCGGAGGGAAACATCATCACTACGGTTTATTTTAGGAGTATTAAGGATTTGGAAAATGTGAGCGGTATCAGCTTCGCCGTAAGAGGATTTTCCAGCAGCCACGAGTATCTTCTTTCCAATTTTCCCAATTCCAGGGTTTTTACTTACGGATCCGTGGACGGAGCCTTAAGTGCGGTTCGAGAAGGGAAAGCGAATTGCTTCGTCGGGGAATCGTATTACATTAAAGGCTTCCTACAAAGGCAACCTTCTTTAGCCTCCAATTTCAGGGCCTTGGTGGAGCCGGTCCAAGAGGATCATATCAGCGCATTATTGCCCAAGGGCGATCTCGTCTTTTCCCGCAATTTCGAATTCTTTCTCTCCGAGATCAAGAGAACGGGAGAATTGAAACTCCTGGAAGATAAATATTTTAACCGTAGGGATTGGGTGAAATAGTTCGGTCGTCTAAAAGGCATGGCGACTCTAGCAAAGAAACGATCCGAGAATCTACCTGGATCCTTTTACGTGGATTCCAGTTGTATCGATTGTGAGACCTGCAGGATTCTCGCTCCGGAAATTTTCGGAGAGGATTCGATCGGTTCTTTCGTGAAAAAGCAACCCCAATCCAAGCAAGAGGAATTTCGTGCTCTCCAAGCGCTTGTAGCCTGTCCGACCACTTCGATAGGCACGGTCGATCGCTTGGATCTAAACGATGCCAAATCCTCCTTTCCCAGAAAGATAGAGGAGAATGTGTATCATTGCGGATTTCATTCCCGTTCTTCTTTCGGAGCATTTTCCTATTTAATCGTCCGGGAAGAAGGTAACGTTCTCGTGGATTCTCCCCGTTTTATACCTTCCTTAGCGGAAAGAATCCGAGAGATGGGAGGGATCCGTTATCATTTTCTGACCCATAGGGACGATATTGCGGACCACGAAAAATACCACGAGGAATTCGAAACGAAAAGAATCATCCATGAAGGAGATCTTTCTTCTTTGCCTGAGGCCGAGATTCTCGTATCGGGAGAGAGCCCATTCTATTTGGAGAAAGATTTAGTAGTGATTCCGGTTCCAGGTCATACCAGAGGACATTCAGTGCTATTGTATAAGAATAATTTTCTTTTTACGGGAGATCATTTGGCTTACGACCCTAAGAAAGAACGGCTTATCGCTTTTCGGAACGCATGTTGGTATTCCTGGGAAAAACAGATCCGGTCTATGGAAATATTAGAAAATTATGATTTTATTTACGTTTTACCTGGTCACGGATATCCTAGCCCGAGAATGTCCAAGGAGGATAAGAAGGCTAAACTAAAGGCTTGCATAGAATGGATGAAAAATAGATAAACCGCCGTCTTGCTAGGTGGTGGACGGCGGCCGAATTTATATTATTGTCTTACGATTTTATACCAAGCAAAAGAACCGTTGCATCCGTTCGTAGCGGGAGTGGCGGTTTTTATGCAGGAACTACTGCAAGATGCGTCCGTACGGGCGGCCAGAGTGGTGAGAGCCGCGGCAGTGGATACATTCCCGGAGAAAAGATCGCAAAGATAAACGGAGCCTGAGTTCTCGGTCCATACTAAAGTAGAATAAGTTCCGTAGTCCTTATTCTTATACACTAAGTAAGGAACCCCGTAGGAACCGCCTCCGTTGTCGTAGCTGATGATTTGGTAATTCGCAGGATAAAAATCCGGAAAGGGACTGCCTTCGGGAGTGGTGCAACTTCCGGAAGTCCAGCAAGTAGGAGGATTTTCTTGGTAATAGAACCAATCTCCCGCTACCTGAGTGCTCGCGTAGAATTTAGCGAAGATACTGGAAGTGGGACAACTTCCCGCGCTGCACGCGTATTGGTTCCAACTGCCCGCGATCGCGATATCTCCGTTATTCGCATTGTTCAGAAGTCCGGATAAAAGCAATTTATCGGAGTCGGTCGGCGCATTGTCGGCACAAGCCAGGGAAAGAAATGCGAACGATAGGACGCACGCAAGGGTCTTTAGATTCAGGTTCATTGTATTCTCCTAATATGTTTTAGGAGGGCCCTTGGCTGGAGATACCCTGTCGGATATCTTTCGGAATGGATCCTAAGGAACGATCCGATCCTTAAGTCCGTGAGAACAAGAAGCCCTACCTGTTACCTTCGGGGGCCCCTCGCTTAGCAATACATGCTTTAGTGAGATGTAAGTTTCTCAAACCTCGGAGAAATTCTTACGGGGAAGATCGGGCTTACGAAAAAAGTATCCTCTTTCCGATTACCGTTGCGGGTCAGCACAGGGTTCTCACCTGTTTCCTCCCTAAGGGTATGATCCAGGGTCGAGTGAGGCCGCTCCGCTGTCAAGCTTAGGCTTAATTCCTGGTGCCTAAATATTCTTCTTGGCCGGCAAAGACATTCTCCG
The sequence above is a segment of the Leptospira wolffii serovar Khorat str. Khorat-H2 genome. Coding sequences within it:
- a CDS encoding acetoacetate--CoA ligase, producing MNQPLWTPSEESIRNSRLTDFQKFVERSQGKSFKNYSELHKWSVDFLPEFWASIWEYAPVIHSQKYEHVLIRGKRFQDSRFFPGARLNFAENLLRKQDDSIAIFYRGESGAEAKLTYSELFRKVGELSSYFLSLGIRPGDRIAGLMPNIPDTVVGMLAATTIGAVWSSCSPDFGSKGVLDRFGQIRPSVLLTTDRYEFKGKSISLSGIVGEIVSQLPELKSVVIAKYPSLEDRSKDLADSFPKNSIALRDAISAHAGKLPSFIQLPFDHPVYVMYSSGTTGLPKCMVQGPGVFLNHWKELALHTDLREGEGIFYYTTCGWMMWNWLVSSLSIGATIHLFDGNPFHPDPGVLFRYASDRKIGIFGVGAKYILSLEKEKFKPESDLSSVRAVLSTGSPLPSYGFEYVYEFWNKKFRLSSISGGTDLNGCFALGNPNIPVHSGELQSLGLGMDVRIFDDSGKSVRGEKGELVCVQPFPSMPLEFWSDQDGKKYQEAYFDTYPDVWRHGDFAEILSDEGMVVYGRSDATLNPGGVRIGTADLYSLLETVPEIADSVVIGQDWKDDVRIVLFLKMTPGSDLNSELESKIKKEIKEKVSPRHVPSKIIAVRDIPYTRNMKKVEIAVKKTVQGQAVTNQDALINPESLEYFRNLPALSED
- a CDS encoding RNA polymerase sigma factor, with the protein product MTEADLIQAIESSKRTVLKSIQRHLMPEMASLAEDVAQDTYLRYYLTFQSKPPLGIQDLNRWLYVAARNECRRAVRKWNREGRAYSRFQTEFTSSGKEETEKELYEEPERDRKEWLQEQINLLPSPYKETMILRLSGEKVDSIAKKLNISEGTVKSRISRAKEWLSRFTNMNRKNQEGRNEG
- a CDS encoding Spy/CpxP family protein refolding chaperone codes for the protein MRNIQSRLILIVLLILGGTATILAEPPPPPPFGGAEPFGIFGPGLKEERFLDRISQDLGLSAEQQEKIKAAREKRKAGGRALSEKLTPLHEDLRKLLEATKVDMGAVRSKLKQIGEVQLELRILHIEDRLEFESFLTPEQKQKLSKMHKERIQRMHDRREPPDHPPRDRDRDCKCP
- a CDS encoding LIC10920 family plasminogen-binding lipoprotein, yielding MEKSGKPAYILAYLLSLSFLSCENQASNKVGLTVFGDGVAFNIDGELDADKTASCGTASPYSTSSTSTTTTTTTTSSSSSQYTVISRLYFKSGEYLYLKFLYDSNQNQGSIDSQQGFSYSGGIGTMAVVSNYGKIYWGGSGVPVDTSVSSSQALSYLTVTLDLVGTAVSGGSTGLALTQCYTVDLINCTSATSTSMCYTQDGQTCYNTQTVTGPSVTIQGDVNCTSNSISSGSSSSSSTTQ
- a CDS encoding substrate-binding periplasmic protein; the protein is MLLIVSTFFSLLVAQEGPVTRLEQIQKRGELRVTGNRNFEPFYIPDAKEGYPGFDAELGKKYADFLGVKYVYTNRPEFEDFVEAIRSGDADISFSGVTSTLERSKKISFSTAYLISSPGALVNKNAIPPPPEGNIITTVYFRSIKDLENVSGISFAVRGFSSSHEYLLSNFPNSRVFTYGSVDGALSAVREGKANCFVGESYYIKGFLQRQPSLASNFRALVEPVQEDHISALLPKGDLVFSRNFEFFLSEIKRTGELKLLEDKYFNRRDWVK
- a CDS encoding MBL fold metallo-hydrolase → MATLAKKRSENLPGSFYVDSSCIDCETCRILAPEIFGEDSIGSFVKKQPQSKQEEFRALQALVACPTTSIGTVDRLDLNDAKSSFPRKIEENVYHCGFHSRSSFGAFSYLIVREEGNVLVDSPRFIPSLAERIREMGGIRYHFLTHRDDIADHEKYHEEFETKRIIHEGDLSSLPEAEILVSGESPFYLEKDLVVIPVPGHTRGHSVLLYKNNFLFTGDHLAYDPKKERLIAFRNACWYSWEKQIRSMEILENYDFIYVLPGHGYPSPRMSKEDKKAKLKACIEWMKNR